A DNA window from Lachancea thermotolerans CBS 6340 chromosome G complete sequence contains the following coding sequences:
- the KSS1 gene encoding mitogen-activated serine/threonine-protein kinase KSS1 (highly similar to uniprot|P14681 Saccharomyces cerevisiae YGR040W KSS1 Mitogen-activated protein kinase (MAPK) involved in signal transduction pathways that control filamentous growth and pheromone response) codes for MARTITFDIPSCYQLVELVGEGAYGTVCSAVHKPSGTKVAIKKIQPFAKQMFVTRTLRELKLLKLFHSHENIISVLDVVRPTSMDKFQAVYLVQELMETDLHKVISGGGSSLSDDHIQYFTYQILRALKAIHSAQVIHRDIKPSNLLLNSNCDLKVCDFGLARCLASSTHSRQNLVGFMTEYVATRWYRAPEIMLTFQQYTTAMDIWSCGCILAEMITGKPLFPGRDYHHQLWLILEAVGTPSYEDFENINSKRAKEYIANLPLRQKLPWQVVLQTQEVNPDAIDLLDRMLTFNPDKRISAVEALSHPYLSVYHDPEDEPEYPPLNLDDPFWKIDNDLKQPSEESELSIDTLKQMLFEEVGKPLH; via the coding sequence ATGGCTAGAACTATTACATTTGACATTCCGTCCTGCTACCAGCTGGTTGAGCTAGTTGGCGAAGGGGCTTATGGTACAGTATGCTCGGCAGTGCATAAGCCTTCGGGTACTAAGGTtgctatcaagaagattCAACCATTTGCCAAACAAATGTTTGTAACCCGAACGTTACGGGAACTTAAACTGCTTAAACTATTCCATAGCCATGAAAACATTATTAGCGTACTGGATGTTGTGCGGCCAACGTCTATGGACAAATTCCAGGCAGTCTACCTGGTACAAGAGCTTATGGAGACGGACCTGCACAAGGTCATCAGTGGCGGCGGGTCCAGCCTCAGCGATGACCATATACAATACTTCACGTATCAGATTTTACGAGCCCTCAAGGCGATACACAGTGCACAGGTGATTCATCGAGACATCAAACCTTCGAATCTGCTGTTAAACTCTAATTGCGACCTCAAGGTGTGTGACTTTGGGCTTGCTCGGTGCCTGGCATCCAGCACCCACTCACGTCAAAACCTCGTGGGGTTCATGACTGAGTACGTTGCCACAAGGTGGTACCGAGCACCTGAAATTATGCTAACTTTCCAGCAATACACAACCGCAATGGACATCTGGTCCTGTGGATGCATCCTGGCGGAGATGATTACAGGCAAACCGCTTTTCCCCGGACGCGACTATCACCACCAGCTATGGCTCATCCTTGAAGCAGTAGGTACGCCATCTTAcgaagattttgaaaacatcaacTCGAAACGCGCGAAGGAATACATCGCTAACCTTCCACTTCGGCAAAAGTTACCGTGGCAAGTAGTTCTACAGACGCAAGAAGTCAATCCAGATGCCATTGACCTACTGGATCGGATGCTCACTTTTAACCCTGACAAGCGCATTAGCGCTGTTGAGGCCCTCAGCCATCCGTACCTAAGCGTATACCACGACCCGGAGGACGAACCTGAATACCCGCCTCTCAACTTAGACGATCCGTTCTGGAAAATCGATAATGACCTCAAACAGCCTAGCGAGGAAAGTGAGCTTTCCATAGACACCCTAAAGCAGATGCtgtttgaagaagtcgGAAAACCACTGCATTAA
- the NIT3 gene encoding putative hydrolase (highly similar to uniprot|P49954 Saccharomyces cerevisiae YLR351C) codes for MSLNVLKSKLKIALIQFACGAPDKSANFQRCKTFVAQAMREQPGTELVVLPECFNSVYAATEFRKNAEVVQESSPSVKFLSELAREHQVTLVGGTIPELEVETNKVYNTCLVFDKTGQLIGRHRKVHLFDVDIPDGITFKESDSLSPGNKSTTLDVPQGKIGLGICYDMRFPEIATISARKGAFAMIYPSAFNTTTGPMHWHLLARARSVDNEMYTVLCSPSRVPGSGYQAYGHSLVCDPQGNIVAEAGEGEEIVYAELDPERISHMRRSIPVTTQVRFDVYRDVSVDAKEDDHMLS; via the coding sequence ATGTCATTGAACGTATTGAAGAGCAAGTTGAAGATAGCTCTGATTCAATTCGCATGTGGAGCGCCTGATAAGAGTGCTAACTTCCAAAGATGCAAGACGTTTGTTGCGCAAGCAATGCGGGAGCAGCCGGGAACAGAATTGGTAGTGTTGCCCGAGTGCTTCAACTCGGTCTATGCGGCTACTGAATTCAGGAAAAACGCAGAAGTTGTCCAAGAAAGCTCGCCTTCGGTTAAGTTTCTCAGTGAGCTGGCACGCGAGCACCAAGTGACCCTTGTGGGAGGCACTATTCCAGAACTGGAGGTTGAAACCAACAAGGTCTACAATACCTGTTTGGTATTTGATAAAACTGGCCAGCTTATCGGTCGTCACCGCAAGGTGCACCTTTTCGACGTCGACATCCCTGACGGAATTACGTTCAAGGAGAGCGACTCATTGTCTCCGGGCAACAAGAGCACGACATTGGATGTGCCTCAGGGTAAGATCGGTCTCGGAATCTGCTACGATATGCGCTTCCCTGAGATTGCTACCATCAGTGCAAGGAAGGGGGCATTCGCGATGATTTACCCTAGTGCGTTCAACACCACAACGGGTCCAATGCATTGGCACCTCTTGGCGCGGGCTCGCAGTGTTGACAACGAGATGTACACCGTGTTGTGTTCACCCTCAAGGGTCCCTGGTAGTGGATACCAGGCGTACGGTCACAGTTTGGTGTGCGATCCACAAGGCAACATCGTTGCAGAGGCCGGTGAGGGCGAAGAGATCGTGTATGCTGAACTTGACCCAGAACGGATCTCGCACATGCGGAGATCAATCCCAGTCACCACGCAGGTTCGTTTCGATGTCTACAGAGACGTGAGTGTGGATGCCAAGGAGGACGACCACATGCTAAGCTGA
- the BUD8 gene encoding Bud8p (some similarities with uniprot|P41698 Saccharomyces cerevisiae YLR353W BUD8 Protein involved in bud-site selection diploid mutants display a unipolar budding pattern instead of the wild-type bipolar pattern and bud at the proximal pole) — MSENKDSSADTSGSSGSTGGNVWLSERSHPKKPDSYFKETFEPSSDSGAPSISVYIDYTRLSELGNNSDSSGSNDATSSKHSSLEERTGVSESKNRTLAIKKSYRDLHDPVFQDNSSLKLHSFNAPRLPELKNLSSDTVNTNVLMDSRKTSLNAATYNILNNSLQDKQVEDSEEGLPLRPIKHVPLQKDRDSKKTISTSVLDASSIRRFSELEKPDARSSAVLSEGDNNGVTVEPREYQTQNKIIEEGEAESSEYEKHSKPSIEEAVKLFKQEAKSQQPARLIEHKFTPPHSRAVTTRASQGSLRSQVSSQNSRFSQTRRSRKGPQNPSLLASILVAPSSKKRRSGVPKKIISPAIPALRQISGSSNGSKSSAQPKVQGNSTADTSQPRQPPKAPYRDQEDQLGPIYRYRDILDEKEVEKDVLYSQFVESSSVSSRDSNLGKFAEIFSIPRIIVFLLFCAVAPPAYFITGLNPRNALPDDKLMRLIMNREHREGLFAGFVWDVNLHWFRRTCLLIGTVEVLAIIACIGVGFGVGLSRE, encoded by the coding sequence ATGTCTGAGAACAAAGATTCCAGCGCAGATACAAGTGGGTCATCAGGCTCAACTGGTGGTAATGTTTGgctttctgaaagaagcCATCCTAAAAAGCCAGATTCttatttcaaagaaacattTGAGCCGTCGAGTGACTCTGGGGCGCCTTCTATCAGCGTCTATATAGATTATACCAGATTGTCAGAATTGGGAAACAACTCAGATAGTTCAGGAAGTAATGATGCAACTTCATCCAAACACTCTTCTTTAGAAGAACGTACTGGCGTTAGCGAGAGCAAGAACAGAACTCTCGCGATCAAAAAAAGTTACCGAGATCTGCATGACCCTGTGTTCCAGGACAATTCAAGCCTTAAACTCCACAGCTTCAACGCGCCCCGTCTGCCAGAGCTCAAGAACCTCAGTTCTGATACAGTTAACACCAATGTTTTGATGGACTCTAGGAAGACATCTTTGAATGCTGCGACATATAATATACTTAACAACAGCTTGCAGGACAAGCAAGTTGAGGATTCCGAGGAAGGGCTGCCTCTGAGGCCAATCAAACATGTACCCCTCCAAAAAGACAGGGACAGCAAGAAAACCATATCAACTTCAGTGCTAGATGCAAGTAGCATTCGAAGGTTCTCAGAGTTGGAGAAGCCAGATGCAAGATCGTCAGCTGTTCTTTCGGAGGGCGACAACAATGGTGTGACAGTCGAGCCTCGCGAATATCAAACACAGAATAAAATTATAGAGGAGGGTGAAGCCGAGAGTTCAGAGTACGAAAAGCATTCAAAGCCCTCTATTGAGGAGGCGGTCAAGCTTTTTAAGCAGGAAGCGAAATCGCAGCAGCCAGCAAGGCTCATCGAACACAAATTCACACCTCCGCATTCTCGAGCCGTTACCACACGGGCCTCGCAAGGCTCTCTCAGAAGTCAGGTCAGTAGCCAAAATTCCCGCTTTTCTCAAACACGAAGATCGCGCAAAGGTCCTCAAAATCCGTCGCTCCTGGCATCAATTTTGGTGGCACCcagttcaaagaaaaggcgAAGCGGAGTACCGAAAAAGATCATATCACCAGCCATACCGGCACTGCGGCAGATCTCTGGAAGCAGTAATGGATCAAAATCATCAGCGCAGCCTAAAGTCCAGGGCAATTCTACGGCTGATACTTCGCAACCTCGGCAACCTCCAAAGGCGCCATAtcgagatcaagaagatcaacTTGGGCCAATATACCGCTACCGCGATATCTTAGACGAGAAAGaggttgaaaaagatgttCTTTACTCGCAATTTGTCGAATCCTCCTCTGTCTCCTCGCGAGACTCAAATCTAGGAAAATTCGCCGAGATTTTCAGCATCCCAAGGATTATAGTATTTTTACTGTTCTGCGCGGTGGCGCCTCCGGCATACTTTATTACAGGTTTGAACCCCCGTAATGCGCTTCCTGATGACAAGCTTATGAGATTGATAATGAATAGAGAGCACAGAGAGGGCCTATTTGCAGGTTTCGTGTGGGACGTGAATCTTCACTGGTTTCGGAGGACCTGCCTACTGATAGGCACGGTTGAGGTCCTTGCTATAATTGCATGCATAGGGGTTGGATTCGGCGTGGGACTCTCAAGAGAGTGA
- the LUG1 gene encoding Lug1p (similar to uniprot|Q06479 Saccharomyces cerevisiae YLR352W Hypothetical ORF), which produces MILPPEIVYEVLTYQFQDLMSNDHPNNPEKFHSNLRIFLRSNLTVNKTFYHVCKVLIYRYLNFTSARGFYKLLETLRQSPELVRYVQVADFEELTSIGLGRTGEMNKSIKNLTNETLWEFLWLTRGSLREFLASEHIQGDLDERIINFLLKPGTILSVVDFCGSSHDKFTETFTGAVNKLYRDGQPIDYNYQITSLGLNDCTTIASSTLGKLLATLPELQKLDLGHTSIDDRTIINSLPHLKGLTHLSLSMCSQLTPRGVLEFFSYHPAVTDVDNSTTLQWLNVQVHPHSSSWSDVQLMFLLKRLCRYGHNKTLQYLNIGGLPLHLTEDLSVTKTMYYWQCQDTLHFIKLNFPHLKSLSIKDNNVPVPRLVSFLSPLQSEEIAEQRLKFLNVVNNAYINRWSIQDPTILVHSKSLCAIELSFDPWQQIEASNSRHEINCRLIDNTTLLQDPSKSQPVTWKCYIGSVYGRRHWLYKTDEYLNRGDIDTLGYLTNYDSQGNKIIDIFKQPDFLKFAQTKIMLGCGIVRQSSARRNLTYRDLNAPISQFFDKNRTIARRPNTPPIRIPVRPPGEWRLIDNENPLQEGEVHGGNLLNDNTLHSPDTSDAPPNSRIGLFWDRSMSNLSQSMQAYESDLQYLNDPELQRRRSQLSLFRGNFIADKDSLGGPQHRLASASFHTDSSIRDTTICDGNEAPNMTMAYRQHLEVSAEYTVFGCIERGMYRYYSLKT; this is translated from the coding sequence ATGATACTGCCCCCTGAGATAGTCTATGAAGTTCTAACGTATCAGTTTCAAGACCTTATGTCCAATGACCATCCGAATAATCCAGAGAAATTTCACTCAAATCTGCGGATCTTTCTGCGAAGTAATCTCACGGTTAACAAGACGTTCTACCACGTCTGTAAGGTTCTCATATACCGGTACCTGAACTTCACTTCTGCTCGGGGCTTCTACAAGCTACTGGAGACTTTGCGACAGAGTCCTGAACTTGTGCGTTACGTTCAAGTAGCTGACTTCGAGGAGCTGACGTCAATAGGGCTAGGGAGAACGGGTGAAATGAACAAAAGTATCAAGAACCTAACCAATGAGACTTTGTGGGAATTTCTTTGGCTGACCCGTGGTAGCCTCCGCGAATTTTTGGCGAGTGAACACATCCAAGGCGACCTCGATGAGCGTATTATAAATTTCCTGCTCAAACCAGGTACCATTTTAAGCGTGGTTGACTTTTGCGGGAGCTCTCATGACAAGTTTACTGAGACATTTACTGGTGCTGTCAATAAGCTATACAGGGATGGTCAGCCCATTGATTATAATTACCAAATTACGTCTTTAGGTCTTAATGACTGTACCACGATAGCATCATCTACACTAGGTAAATTACTCGCAACGCTCCcagaacttcaaaagcttgacTTAGGTCATACTTCCATTGATGATCGCACAATAATAAACAGTTTACCGCACTTGAAGGGTCTAACCCACCTTTCTCTTTCGATGTGTTCTCAGCTGACCCCTAGGGGCGTGCTAGAATTCTTTAGCTACCATCCGGCAGTCACTGATGTTGATAATTCCACTACGCTTCAATGGCTCAATGTCCAGGTTCATCCTCATTCCTCATCGTGGTCTGACGTACAGTTGATGTTTCTGCTGAAGAGACTCTGCCGGTATGGTCATAATAAAACCTTACAATATCTGAACATCGGAGGGTTGCCTTTGCATCTTACAGAAGACTTGTCTGTGACGAAAACAATGTACTATTGGCAGTGTCAAGACACTTTGCATTTCATCAAGTTGAACTTTCCacacttgaaaagcctaAGCATTAAAGACAACAATGTACCAGTTCCGCGATTGGTGTCCTTTCTTTCGCCCTTACAAAGTGAAGAAATTGCAGAGCAGCGCCTAAAATTCCTGAACGTTGTCAATAACGCCTACATCAACAGATGGAGCATTCAGGATCCCACGATACTCGTACATTCGAAGTCATTGTGCGCAATCGAATTGTCATTTGATCCGTGGCAGCAAATCGAAGCATCCAATTCAAGACATGAAATTAATTGCCGGCTTATTGATAACACTACGCTATTACAAGATCCGTCGAAAAGTCAACCTGTGACATGGAAATGCTACATTGGCTCGGTATACGGCAGAAGGCATTGGCTCTACAAGACCGACGAATATCTCAACAGAGGAGACATTGATACCCTGGGATACTTAACAAACTACGATTCCCAGGGCAACAAAATTATTGACATTTTTAAACAGCCggatttcttgaagtttgcTCAAACTAAGATAATGCTTGGGTGCGGTATAGTTCGACAAAGCAGCGCTCGAAGAAACCTTACCTACCGAGACCTTAATGCGCCGATCTCccagttttttgataagAACAGAACCATTGCCAGGAGGCCAAATACGCCACCTATTCGGATCCCTGTGCGGCCACCAGGCGAATGGCGGCTCATCGACAATGAAAATCCTTTGCAAGAAGGGGAGGTCCATGGTGGAAACCTTCTCAATGACAACACGTTGCACAGTCCGGATACCTCAGACGCACCCCCAAATTCAAGAATTGGGCTCTTTTGGGACCGTTCAATGTCCAACCTCAGCCAAAGCATGCAGGCATATGAGAGTGATCTACAGTACCTCAATGATCCCGAACTCCAGCGCCGTAGATCACAGTTAAGTCTCTTCAGGGGAAACTTCATTGCCGACAAGGACTCCCTGGGCGGTCCGCAGCATAGACTCGCTTCCGCTTCATTTCATACAGACTCTAGCATAAGAGACACCACCATATGCGACGGCAATGAAGCTCCAAACATGACCATGGCGTACCGTCAGCATCTTGAAGTTTCTGCTGAGTACACCGTATTCGGCTGTATTGAGCGAGGCATGTATAGGTACTATAGTCTGAAAACGTAA
- the KAP95 gene encoding karyopherin beta (highly similar to uniprot|Q06142 Saccharomyces cerevisiae YLR347C KAP95 Karyopherin beta forms a dimeric complex with Srp1p (Kap60p) that mediates nuclear import of cargo proteins via a nuclear localization signal (NLS) interacts with nucleoporins to guide transport across the nuclear pore complex), whose product MSAESAQLAQVLEQTILSPDATVRLQCETQLKKLSNENFLQFVGLLAQVLADETCRLEARILAGLSIKNELVSKDSVKSQQLTQRWLTQVDDASRAHIRQLALAALATPEPRVANASAQLIAAIATIELPRNQWPDLMKIMVDNTAAQQPENVKRASLLALGYICEAADPGSEALVAQSNNILIAIVQGAQASEPSRVVRLTALNALADSLAFIKNNMEREGERNYLMQVVCEATQTDDSEIQAAAFGCLCKIMSLYYFLMKPYMEQALYALTISTMQSQDEKVASMAVEFWSTICEEEIDIAFELAQFPQSPLQSFNFALTSIQEVVPNLLNLLTRQNEDVEDDDWNVAMSAGACLQLFAQNCGNYVVEPVLRYVELNITSDNWRNREAAVMAFGSILDGPDKVQLTNLIHQALPPILHLIKDPSLQVKETVAWCIGRIADLVVGAIDPQAHLPDVVQACLEGLQDHPKVATNCAWTIINLVEQMADSPGSPIYNYYPVLVDALMKAANRTDNENSARASAFSALTTLVEFSTDQVAESAISISSFILDKLGQTMSVDESQLNNDAKQSLEELQSNVLSVLSAVIRKNPASVTSVSDMLMDLFLKLLDKKDSSYVEDDVFYAISSLAAALGKTFEKYLETFSPYLVNALNQVQSQVSITAVGLIADISNCLEDGFKQFAPAFMNVLGQMISANNAKKELKPAVLSVFGDIASNIGADFIPYLNQVMALCVAAQNTRPENASLEALEYNVKVHESVLDAYVGMVAGLHDNADALFPYVGTLFQFISHIADNPTLNSEDSTARAAVGIVGDVAAMFPDGRIKQFYAQDWVTEFIKKTRSNPSFSQSTKDTARWAREQQKYQLGLR is encoded by the coding sequence ATGTCTGCTGAGTCTGCGCAGCTGGCGCAAGTCCTCGAGCAAACGATTCTGAGCCCGGACGCCACCGTGCGGCTGCAGTGCGAAAcacagctgaagaagctctcGAATGAAAACTTTCTACAGTTTGTCGGGCTGCTCGCCCAGGTTCTTGCCGACGAGACCTGCCGTCTGGAAGCGCGGATCTTGGCCGGTCTGTCGATCAAAAACGAGCTGGTCAGCAAAGATTCCGTAAAGTCCCAGCAATTGACTCAAAGATGGCTCACCCAGGTCGACGACGCCTCGCGCGCCCACATCCGCCAGTTAGCACTTGCTGCACTTGCGACCCCTGAGCCTCGTGTTGCCAATGCCTCAGCTCAGCTGATCGCGGCTATCGCCACCATTGAGCTACCTCGCAACCAGTGGCCCGACCTCATGAAGATCATGGTCGACAACACCGCGGCACAGCAGCCCGAGAACGTCAAAAGAGCATCACTGCTCGCCCTTGGCTACATCTGCGAGGCCGCGGACCCAGGAAGCGAAGCACTTGTGGCACAATCCAACAACATTCTCATCGCAATTGTACAAGGCGCACAGGCCAGCGAGCCCTCTAGGGTCGTAAGACTTACCGCACTGAATGCGTTGGCTGACTCCCTGgccttcatcaagaacaacatGGAGCGCGAGGGTGAGCGTAATTACTTGATGCAAGTTGTTTGCGAGGCCACACAGACTGACGATTCAGAGATCCAGGCTGCCGCGTTCGGTTGCCTGTGTAAGATCATGTCGCTCTACTATTTCCTCATGAAGCCCTACATGGAGCAGGCTCTTTACGCCCTAACCATTTCCACGATGCAGTCTCAAGACGAGAAAGTCGCCTCCATGGCTGTTGAGTTCTGGTCCACTATCtgtgaagaagagatcgaTATTGCCTTCGAGCTCGCACAGTTCCCTCAGTCTCCTTTGCagagcttcaacttcgCACTCACATCTATTCAGGAGGTTGTTCCCAACCTACTGAACTTGCTCACTAGACAAAATGAAGATGTGGAAGATGATGACTGGAACGTGGCCATGTCCGCCGGAGCTTGtttgcagctttttgcccAAAACTGTGGCAACTACGTTGTTGAGCCTGTTTTACGTTACGTGGAACTGAACATCACTAGCGACAACTGGAGGAACAGGGAAGCTGCCGTTATGGCTTTCGGATCTATTTTGGACGGCCCTGATAAAGTCCAACTCACGAACCTCATTCACCAAGCTCTGCCCCCAATTCTTCACCTAATTAAGGACCCATCCTTGCAAGTCAAGGAGACGGTAGCTTGGTGCATTGGAAGGATTGCAGACTTGGTTGTTGGCGCTATTGATCCACAAGCCCACCTGCCCGACGTCGTTCAAGCGTGCTTGGAAGGTCTCCAGGACCACCCTAAGGTCGCCACAAACTGCGCCTGGACTATCATAAATTTGGTGGAACAGATGGCAGACTCCCCAGGCTCGCCCATCTACAACTACTACCCAGTATTGGTAGATGCGCTAATGAAGGCTGCTAACAGAActgacaatgaaaacagCGCGCGCGCATCCGCGTTCTCTGCCCTGACAACCCTTGTCGAGTTTTCAACTGATCAAGTTGCTGAATCCGCTATTTCCATCTCCTCATTCATTTTGGACAAACTTGGACAGACTATGAGTGTTGATGAATCCCAGCTAAACAACGATGCCAAGCAGAGCTTAGAAGAATTGCAGTCCAACGTTCTCAGCGTACTATCTGCTGTCATTCGTAAAAATCCCGCATCTGTGACATCTGTATCAGATATGCTCATGGACCTGTTCCTCAAGCTGCTCGACAAGAAGGATTCGTCATatgttgaagatgatgtTTTTTACgctatttcttctttggccGCTGCTCTCGGAAAAACTTTCGAAAAGTACTTGGAAACCTTTTCACCATATCTGGTGAACGCCCTGAACCAAGTTCAATCACAAGTCTCAATTACAGCAGTCGGGTTGATTGCTGATATTTCCAACTGCTTGGAAGACGGCTTCAAGCAGTTCGCGCCTGCGTTCATGAACGTACTCGGGCAAATGATCTCAGCTAATAAtgccaagaaggagctcAAGCCTGCGGTTCTGTCAGTTTTCGGTGACATCGCGTCAAACATTGGAGCGGACTTCATCCCATATTTGAACCAAGTGATGGCTCTCTGTGTCGCAGCCCAAAACACCAGACCTGAGAACgcatctttggaagccCTTGAATACAATGTGAAGGTGCACGAGTCTGTTTTGGACGCCTACGTTGGCATGGTGGCCGGCTTGCACGACAATGCAGACGCGCTGTTCCCATATGTTGGAACCTTGTTCCAGTTTATTAGCCACATTGCTGATAATCCAACTCTGAATAGTGAGGACTCGACTGCAAGGGCTGCAGTTGGTATAGTCGGTGACGTTGCTGCCATGTTTCCTGACGGCAGGATCAAGCAATTCTACGCTCAGGACTGGGTTACTGAGTTTATCAAGAAGACTAGAAGTAACCCATCCTTTAGCCAGTCTACCAAGGATACAGCCAGATGGGCCAGAGAGCAACAAAAATACCAATTGGGGCTGAGGTAG
- the ACB1 gene encoding long-chain fatty acid transporter ACB1 (similar to uniprot|P31787 Saccharomyces cerevisiae YGR037C ACB1 Acyl-CoA-binding): protein MVSATFEQKAEAVKNLATTPSNDELLQLYGLYKQATVGDNSSPRPSALNFKDKYKWDAWEALKGTSQEEAEQKYIELVDQLQQKYN, encoded by the coding sequence ATGGTTTCCGCTACTTTCGAACAGAAGGCTGAGGCCGTCAAGAACCTGGCCACCACCCCCTCCAACGACGAGCTCTTGCAGCTCTACGGTCTCTACAAGCAGGCTACTGTCGGCGACAACAGCTCTCCCCGCCCCAGCGCGCTAaacttcaaggacaagTACAAGTGGGACGCGTGGGAGGCGCTCAAGGGCACCTCGCAGGAGGAGGCCGAGCAGAAGTACATCGAGCTGGTCGACCAATTGCAGCAGAAGTACAACTGA
- the ORM2 gene encoding sphingolipid homeostasis protein ORM2 (similar to uniprot|P53224 Saccharomyces cerevisiae YGR038W), translated as MSDRPQLKSSPSGGSSNALLEPVKDRRRRRSSSLISHVEPETLEEENDQQMPNMNASWVDQRGAWAVHIVIIMLLKGFYNLLPGITNEWSWTLTNTTYVIGSYIMFHLVKGTPFDFNGGAYDNLTMWEQINDGVLYTPARKFLILVPIALFLVSTHYTRYDIQLFLLNFSLTTLVAVVPKLPVTHRLRITIPGLTSPAQIK; from the coding sequence ATGTCTGACAGGCCGCAACTAAAAAGTTCTCCCTCGGGCGGGAGCTCTAACGCACTGCTGGAGCCCGTTAAAGACCGccgcagaagaagatcctCCAGTCTCATATCGCATGTCGAGCCCGAGACGCTCGAGGAGGAAAACGACCAACAGATGCCCAACATGAACGCGTCCTGGGTTGACCAGCGTGGTGCGTGGGCTGTCCACATCGTAATCATCATGCTACTCAAGGGCTTCTACAACCTGCTCCCCGGCATCACGAACGAGTGGTCCTGGACTCTGACCAACACCACCTATGTGATAGGATCCTATATTATGTTCCACCTGGTCAAGGGTACGCCCTTCGACTTCAACGGTGGCGCGTACGACAACTTAACCATGTGGGAACAGATCAACGACGGCGTGCTGTACACCCCAGCCCGCAAGttcctcatcctcgtcCCCATCGCGCTCTTCCTTGTGAGCACGCACTACACCCGCTACGACATCCAGCTCTTCCTGCTCAACTTCTCTTTGACGACCTTGGTCGCCGTCGTGCCCAAGCTGCCTGTCACACACAGACTCAGAATAACTATTCCTGGCCTAACCAGCCCCGCTCAAATCAAGTGA